In a genomic window of Methylovirgula sp. 4M-Z18:
- a CDS encoding Lrp/AsnC family transcriptional regulator, with protein sequence MDRIDRRILAELQADGRMAMVELADRVSLTKTPCTERVKRLENAGVIRGYRADLDPELLDCGHVVIVLVTLDKTGDDALERFNDAIRRIPEIQCCYMVAGNFDYMLKVRTKDVAHYRAVLGDHIGRLPNIQQTHSFVAIELVKDEVTVPVPTGR encoded by the coding sequence ATGGATCGGATCGATCGGCGTATTCTCGCCGAATTGCAGGCGGATGGGCGTATGGCGATGGTCGAATTGGCGGATCGCGTCAGCCTGACGAAGACGCCTTGCACCGAACGGGTGAAGCGCCTCGAAAATGCCGGGGTCATTCGCGGCTACCGGGCGGATCTCGATCCCGAGCTTCTCGATTGCGGCCATGTGGTGATCGTCCTTGTCACCCTGGACAAGACCGGCGACGATGCGCTCGAGCGCTTCAACGACGCGATACGCCGCATTCCCGAAATCCAGTGCTGCTACATGGTGGCGGGCAATTTCGACTATATGCTCAAGGTGCGGACCAAGGACGTCGCGCATTATCGCGCCGTTCTAGGCGACCATATCGGCCGGCTCCCCAATATTCAGCAGACCCATTCCTTTGTCGCCATCGAACTGGTCAAGGACGAGGTGACTGTGCCGGTCCCGACCGGCCGATAA
- a CDS encoding GNAT family N-acetyltransferase, which translates to MLNIRPFAASDIDALAALIAEMQDHYGVFCPPLPQIANGLRRLPDGVEILMAETDSMIGFAAFATVFPGPGIRAGLFLKELYVAKAARGTGVGRALMRALAALALERELGRIDWTADAKDHALNTFYESLGARAMPEKVFFRLASDDLAACAAQSHLVSTKAE; encoded by the coding sequence ATGTTGAACATTCGCCCCTTCGCCGCATCGGACATTGACGCGCTCGCCGCACTCATTGCCGAAATGCAGGATCATTACGGCGTCTTCTGCCCGCCCTTGCCGCAGATCGCGAACGGCCTTCGCCGCCTTCCCGACGGGGTCGAAATTCTGATGGCGGAGACGGATAGCATGATCGGTTTTGCCGCCTTCGCGACGGTCTTTCCCGGCCCGGGCATACGGGCGGGTCTCTTCCTGAAAGAGCTGTATGTGGCGAAGGCGGCACGCGGCACTGGCGTTGGGAGGGCACTGATGCGCGCGCTCGCGGCGCTCGCCCTCGAGCGCGAGCTTGGGCGCATCGACTGGACGGCCGATGCGAAAGACCACGCCCTGAATACGTTTTACGAGAGCCTCGGCGCGCGCGCCATGCCGGAAAAGGTCTTCTTCCGCCTGGCGAGCGACGATCTTGCCGCCTGCGCCGCCCAATCCCACCTGGTCTCGACAAAGGCGGAATGA